From the Streptomonospora nanhaiensis genome, the window CGGATCGGCGCCCGCGAACTGCGGCGTTGACGGCGTCGGTGTCGGCGCCTCGGGCATGGCGACTGGTTCCTCTCGGGCGGTGGTGGTCGTCTGAGGAGCTTAGCGAGGACCAGCGACGGCTTCACCCGGCCGCGCGTCCGGCCGCCGCAGCGCGGTCCTCCGCCCTGGCGGGCACGCCAGGCGCCTTGGCCCCGGAGCCCTGCCCACGGGCCCACGTCCCACCGCCACGCCTTCGCGCACCGGTCAGGACGGGCCGCCCGCGGCGCGGACGGAGCCGGCGGGACAGGCCGGGAGGACGCGGCAAAGGCCGGACCGGCGGAGCGGGCGGGGCGGCCGGCCGGCGGGGAATGCAGCCGGCGCGCGAAGGCAGCCCCGGGCAGGCGGGGGCCGACTCGCCGGCCCCGATCAGCGCGGCGGGCCCGACGACGCGTCGTCCAGGGCCTCGCGGATCTCGCGCGGGAGTTCCACGCCCTCGGTGGCCAGGATCTCCTCCAACTGGGCGGTGGTGCGCGGGCCCACCGTGGCCGCCGCGACGCCTTCGCGGTCGCGGACCCAGCTCAGGGCCACCGCGAGCGGGGACACGCCCAGGCCCTCGGCGGCGGTGCACACCGACTCCACGATGCGGCGGCTGCGCTCGCCCAGGTAGGGCTCGACGTAGGACGCCATGTGGCTGCGCGCCGCGCGGGAGTCGCTGGGCACGCCGTTGCGGTACTGCGCGGTCAGCACGCCGCGCCCCAGCGGCGACCACGCGATGAGCCCGGCGCCGTGGTCGATCACGGCGGGCAGCAGGTCGCGCTCGGCGCCCCGGTTCAGCAGGGAGTACTCGCACCCGGCCGACACGATCGGCGTGCGGTACAGCCCCGACGCCGCGCGCTGCCAGGCGGCGTACTTGGTGAACTGCCAGGCGGTGAAGTCGCCGGTGCCCGCGTAGCGGACCTTGCCCGAGGTCAGCGCGGTGTCCAGCGCCGACAGGGTCTCCTCGACCGGGGTGTCGGGGTCGCGCACGTGCAGCTGCCACAGGTCGACGTGGTCGGTGCCCAGCCGCCGCAGCGAGGCCTCCAGCGCCGCCAGCAGGTGCCGCCGCGACAGGTCGCAGGGGCGGAAGCCCTCGGGCGTGTGCCCGGACTTGGTGGCGATGATCACATCGTCGCGCCGGACCACCCCGCTCACCAGGCGGCCCAGGATCCGCTCGCTCTGGCCGCCGCCGTAGATATCGGCTGTGTCGACCAGGGTCCCGCCGGCGTCCACAAACGCGGTGAGCTGATCGGCGGCCTCTTCCTCGGGGGTGTCCTTTCCCCAGGTCATGGTGCCCAGAGCGGTGCGAGACACCCACAGGCCCGACCCACCCACCTGTCGCTGTTCCATGGCGCGGAGGTTACCCCGTCACGGTGTCGAAAACGGTGATACGCACCGCACCGGCCTGCGACCGCCTGCGGCCACCGCCCTCCGCCGCCCCGCGCCGCCCTCGCTCCGGCGCCGCGCCGGGCGCCCGCGCGGCCCGCCGCCTCCCGCCCCGGCTGTTGTGACCCCGGTGATCCCAGTAAGCTTCCGGGGTCTGCCCCCTGCACGTCGCGCGGCGAGCGCTCCTCGCCGCCCGGTGCGGCGACGGCGTGGCCGCGCGGTCCGTGCGCCGACGTGCGGGCGCCCGGCCGTGCCCGCTCCCACGGTCGGCCGCGAGCCACACCCCATCCGTGCGCCGGATCGCGAAACGCCAGGGCACCAGGAGCCCCCGCACGCAAACCGAAGAACCCAGGAGCCGATCCCGCCGTGTCCATCTTTGAGGCGATCGTCCTTGGACTCATCCAGGGACTGACCGAATTCCTGCCCATCTCCTCCAGCGGGCACCTGCGGGTGTTCTCCGCCTTCTTCGGGTGGCCCGATCCCGGCGCGGCGTTCACCGCCGTCAGCCAGATCGGCACCGAACTGGCGGTCATCCTCTTCTTCCGCAAGCGGATCTGGGCGATCATCTCCACCTGGACGCGGTCCCTGGTCAAGAGCGAACTGCGGCGCGACATCAACGCCCGCATGGGCTGGTACGTCATCATCGGCACCATCCCGATCGGCGTGCTGGGCCTGACCCTGGAGGACTACATCGAGAGCGTCTTCCGCGACCTGCGGCTGATCGCCCT encodes:
- a CDS encoding aldo/keto reductase; this encodes MEQRQVGGSGLWVSRTALGTMTWGKDTPEEEAADQLTAFVDAGGTLVDTADIYGGGQSERILGRLVSGVVRRDDVIIATKSGHTPEGFRPCDLSRRHLLAALEASLRRLGTDHVDLWQLHVRDPDTPVEETLSALDTALTSGKVRYAGTGDFTAWQFTKYAAWQRAASGLYRTPIVSAGCEYSLLNRGAERDLLPAVIDHGAGLIAWSPLGRGVLTAQYRNGVPSDSRAARSHMASYVEPYLGERSRRIVESVCTAAEGLGVSPLAVALSWVRDREGVAAATVGPRTTAQLEEILATEGVELPREIREALDDASSGPPR